From one Lycium ferocissimum isolate CSIRO_LF1 chromosome 5, AGI_CSIRO_Lferr_CH_V1, whole genome shotgun sequence genomic stretch:
- the LOC132057743 gene encoding uncharacterized protein LOC132057743, whose translation MYTDRKVRDLEFALGDQLLLKISPMKGVMRFGKRGKLSRRYIGPFEILDRVGDVVYELALPPGLAGVHPIFHVSMLKKYYADGTYIIRQDSILLNENLTYEE comes from the coding sequence ATGTATACAGATCGGAAGGTTCGAGATTTAGAGTTCGCTCTGGGCGATCAGCTTCTgttgaagatttcacccatgaagggcgttatgagatttgggaagagagGTAAGTTGAGTCGGAGGTATATTGGCCCATTCGAGATCCTTGATCGTGTGGGCGATGTTgtttatgagttggctttgccaccAGGTTTGGCAGGCgttcatccaatttttcatgtgtccatgctgaAGAAGTATTATGCCGATGGTACTTATATTATTCGTCAGGACTCGATATTGCTTAATGAGAATCTGACTTACGAGGAGTGA